The following coding sequences are from one Lentimicrobiaceae bacterium window:
- a CDS encoding RHS repeat-associated core domain-containing protein yields the protein MKDHLGNTRATYAAAAPGLPQVMEYQHYYPFGMQLEALGYTSGADLKNNYLYNGKELQEDYNLNWYDYGARMYDPVIGRWSTIDPKTEKRSWVSPYNYCQSNPITRIDANGMLDDDIYYNKQGQEIYRVVNDKPDRNFVIKTSQTTNEIYPNKGEERGFSSPISKEAAAMTESEISKGNLKGDHMKNVIQIASPRTIGKMMEVVKDNGTGGTVATNNREYGGILNNGMVTSAKPGTAGNSASGKNASIVGDLDFHSHPSGTTKVAGGTASWVQPPSKTDINTATGKDYVFGMGNGTIYVYIRNGVIATIPMSIFKK from the coding sequence ATGAAAGACCACTTAGGTAATACCCGTGCCACCTATGCCGCAGCCGCTCCCGGCCTGCCCCAGGTAATGGAATACCAGCATTACTATCCTTTTGGCATGCAATTGGAAGCCCTGGGCTATACCTCCGGTGCCGATTTAAAAAACAATTACCTGTACAACGGCAAGGAATTGCAGGAAGATTATAACCTGAACTGGTACGATTACGGCGCAAGGATGTATGATCCGGTGATTGGAAGGTGGAGTACTATTGACCCGAAAACAGAAAAACGCAGTTGGGTAAGTCCGTACAACTATTGCCAGAGTAATCCAATTACAAGGATTGATGCAAATGGCATGTTAGATGATGATATTTATTATAATAAGCAAGGGCAAGAAATCTATAGGGTAGTAAATGATAAACCTGATAGAAATTTTGTTATAAAAACATCTCAAACTACAAACGAAATATACCCTAATAAAGGTGAAGAAAGAGGATTTTCTTCACCTATTTCAAAAGAAGCGGCAGCAATGACTGAATCAGAAATTTCGAAAGGGAATTTGAAAGGTGACCACATGAAAAACGTAATTCAAATTGCATCTCCAAGAACCATTGGAAAGATGATGGAAGTTGTTAAAGATAATGGTACAGGTGGAACAGTAGCTACAAATAACCGTGAATATGGGGGAATCCTTAATAATGGAATGGTTACATCTGCAAAACCGGGAACCGCCGGAAATTCAGCTTCAGGAAAAAATGCATCTATTGTTGGAGATCTTGATTTTCATAGTCATCCAAGTGGAACTACAAAAGTTGCTGGAGGAACCGCAAGCTGGGTACAACCACCTTCAAAAACAGATATAAATACAGCTACAGGGAAAGATTATGTTTTTGGAATGGGGAACGGAACAATATATGTATACATAAGAAATGGTGTAATAGCAACCATACCAATGTCAATATTTAAAAAGTAA
- the tnpA gene encoding IS200/IS605 family transposase, which translates to MDEHIYKRHNKTLLLYHLVFPVKYRRKVISGPIGEAIKDISLEIGDRFEIEFVEIGTDEDHIHFLVQGVPTMSVGQIIRIIKSITSREIFHRFPEVKKALWGGSFWTSGYYANTVGQYGNTEVIKKYVENQGMKYNQLHTQQLSLW; encoded by the coding sequence ATGGATGAACATATCTACAAACGGCATAACAAAACACTTCTTTTGTATCATTTGGTTTTTCCGGTGAAATATAGACGGAAAGTGATAAGTGGCCCGATTGGTGAGGCGATTAAAGATATCAGCCTGGAGATTGGCGATCGTTTTGAAATAGAGTTTGTAGAGATCGGCACAGATGAAGACCACATTCATTTTTTGGTTCAGGGGGTACCGACGATGTCTGTAGGACAGATTATAAGGATCATAAAAAGCATCACATCCCGAGAGATTTTTCACAGATTTCCAGAAGTGAAGAAAGCATTGTGGGGTGGCAGTTTCTGGACAAGTGGATACTATGCGAATACGGTTGGTCAATATGGCAACACGGAAGTTATAAAGAAGTATGTTGAGAATCAGGGAATGAAATACAATCAATTGCATACTCAACAGCTTAGTTTGTGGTGA